The Hordeum vulgare subsp. vulgare chromosome 4H, MorexV3_pseudomolecules_assembly, whole genome shotgun sequence genomic interval TCAGAGCTTATCGCCGGATGAGAATGGAAGGTGTTTCGTGCAATGCAAATGCGTTTTCCACGGTGGTCAGCTTGTGTGGGTCACTCTCACTCGAGAGTCACATGGCTGGGCTTCAGGTGTTTTCCCAGGTCTTAGTTTCTGGCCTACAAAGGCAGGTCTCCGTGGCAAACTCACTGATCACAATGCTTGGTAACATTGCAAGGGTGCAAGATGCCGAGAAACTCTTTTATCGAATGGAGGAACGTGACACTATATCATGGAACGCTATGGTGTCAATGTACTCACATGAAGGGCTCTGCAGTAAATGCTTTATGGTATTTTCGGATATGCGTCGTGGTGGATTGTTAAGCTATGATGCAACTACTATGTGCAGCCTGATACGCGCTTGCGCCTCCTCAGATTATGTCAACATTGGAAGTGGAATTCATTCCCTTTGCCTCAGGGGTGGTCTGCACTCTTATATTCCCGTGAATAATGCCCTTGTTAGTATGTATTCTGCTGCTGGGAAGTTCGTTGATGCTGAGTTTCTGTTCTGGAGCATGGGCAGAAGGGATCTAATATCATGGAACACTATGATTTCGTCGTATGTGCAAAACGGTAATAACATGGATGCATTGAAGACACTAGGTCTGTTACTTCAGACTAAAGAAGCTCCAGATCGGATGACATTTTCCAGTGCTTTAGGAGCATGTTTGAGTCCAGGAGCTTTGATGGATGGCAGAATGGTTCATGCCATGATATTGCAGTTAAGTATTGACCGCAATCTACTGGTTGGTAATTCTCTCCTCACGATGTATGGTAAATGCAGCTCTATCCAAGATGCCGAGAGAGTATTTCAGTTGATGTCAACTCACGATGTTGTTAGTTGCAATGTACTTATTGGGAGCTACGCAGCGCTTGAGGATTGTACCAAGGTAATGCAGGTATTTACTTGGATGAGAGGTGTGGGATTAAAACCAAATTACATAACAATAGTGAGTATCCAGGGTTCTTTCAAATTTTCAAACGAGTTACAGAATTATGGATTGCCCCTGCACGCATACACAATCCATACTGGATTCATAGCTGATGACTACGTTAGTAACTCTCTGATCACAATGTATGCAAACTGTGGCGACCTAGATTCAAGCACTAAAGTCTTCCGCACAATCATCAAGAAAAGTGCCGTTTCCTGGAATGCTATGATCGCTGCGAATGTTCAACATGGCCATGGAGAGGAAGGCTTAAAGCTTTTCATGGATATGCAGCATGCTGGAAATAATATTGATCATGTTTGTCTAGCTGAATGTTTGTCATCCAGTGCAAGCCTGGCATCACTAGAAGAAGGCATGCAACTACATGGTCTTGGTGTGAAGTGTGGGCTGGATAATGACAGTCATGTGGTTAATGCTGCAATGGATATGTACGGGAAATGCGGAAAAATGGATGAAATGTTGAAAATGCTTCCTGATCCTGCCGTCCGACCCCAACAATGCTGGAATACACTGATATCAGGTTATGCAAGATATGGATATTTCAAGGAAGCCGAGGACACATTTAAGCATATGGTGTCGATAGGGCGAAATCCAGATTACGTAACATTTGTCACTCTTCTCTCAGCTTGTAGTCATGCTGGTCTAGTGGACAAGGGCATTGATTACTATAACTCTATGTTATCTGTATTTGGCGTTTCCCCTGGAATAAAGCATTGTGTTTGCATTGTGGATGTCCTTGGACGTTTAGGGCGATTTACAGAAGCAGAGAAGTTCATTGAAGACATGCCAGTCTTACCAAATGATCTAATTTGGCGTAGTTTGTTGTCCTCTAGTAGAACTCACAAAAATCTGGATATTGGGAGGAAAGCCGCCAAGAAACTCCTTGAGTTGGATCCTTTTGATGACTCAGCTTATGTTCTTTTGTCGAACTTATATGCGACAAGTGCAAGATGGTCTGATGTTGACAGACTAAGAAGTCACATGAAAAGCATCAATCTAAATAAAAGACCTGCTTGcagttggcttaagcagaagaaagAAGTGAGCACCTTTGGTATAGGTGACCGGAGTCATAATCACACAGAAAAGATCTACACGAAGCTAGATGAAATCTTTCTGAAGCTCAGGGAGGTAGGTTATGTTGCCGACACCTCATCGGCACTGCATGATACAGACGAGGAACAAAAAGAGCAGAACCTTTGGAACCACAGCGAGAAGCTTGCATTGGCATATGGCCTTATCACTGTTCCGGAAGGATGTACAGTAAGGATATTCAAGAATCTCAGGGCCTGTGCGGATTGCCATTTGGTATTTAAGCTTGTCAGTGTGGTTTTTGACAGGGAGATTGTGCTGAGAGATCCTTTTAGGTTCCACCATTTCAAAGGAGGATCATGCTCCTGTTCAGATTTTTGGTGACATTAGTTgtggttgattctttttttgcGGGTGACAGTTTTTAAGGTTACTATTTATCACTTTGAGGATTCGCAAAGAAATCACACCAGGAATCTGCCTGTGTTCTTTCCGGAACAAATTATGTGGAGCCAACCAGCAGTAGACGATTCATGACCTAATATTTTGTTAGTGCATACACTGAACATGAACGCCGCATCATGTCAGTTACAGTTCCTCCTTTGGTCCTTGTTGAGTtgttgaaagtatggacccttgaTTTTAATCATGTACTCCTTCCGTTGTTAAATATAAAACCTCTTAGAAACTGCACTATAAACTATATATggatttatatagacatattttaaaatgtagattgaTTCATTTTTGCTCCTTTTATAGACTGCAGttggtttcatgtgcacaatcagGGTAGTTACTCTGTTTAGACATTAATGTCCACATGGCCTGTAACACCAACTTTCCAATCGATTGATTGATTTTCCTACAACGACATTATATTGCATTGAATTTAGCTTTGTACTCCTATGTGATTTGGACCATGAAAAGTGAGTTGTCATGTCATGCATAACCACAGGCGGAGTACTACTAGTATGTTTTTTTTTTCCGATGGATACTACTATGTGATTTGGACCATGAAAAATGAGTTGTCATGTCATgtatgtcaataaatgagatcatctatgatactagtttatgatacaatGCATTATGaagatagtatcatacaatagtaacatatgcatgatattaTTATATGTTACTCCTCACAATGAGCAGCCTCATTAGTGTGTGTTGAGGGCAGCGGTGGCCGCGGTTGCTTCCACGGGCAGCAAGGCGTGGCGCATATTCCTCTAATTAATACAGCCGATCATCTCGCGTACTCGTACATCATTATATATCTCATGTTCGTAATAATGTCAGAGTGATACATCGATCATCCAAATCACACTCTGGATCCTTTTTCCTATGGGAAATGGAATTCATTGCACCTTTCCTATACTGGGAAAGAATAGCCCCTGGCAAAATCAACTGCTGAGGACCAAAGAGAAACAAGCCGCTGCCATCTATGCGGATTGCGATATGTTATATTTCGAATTCTTTCGTTAATTGCCCAAAGTAGATGCATGTTGTCTCTCATAAATTAGCTAGACTTACGGGTTCTACACCACCTTCTATCTTTATAGAAGAGCCGTTGGCACAATTATAAGGTAGTTGATGAATAATGTAAGGGGGAAGCTAGGCCCTGGCAGACAAAAAATGCTACACTTACGTAAAATTCCTACGTATTGTTACGTAACTTTCCTAAACAATCTCTTCCCCCTCCCTGATTTCAAGTGGGTGGGGCTGGCAGACCCGCGCACCATCCGATTGTGCTGATTAGAGCCGTCTAATTTGTACCTTATGTAGCTTACTTTCAACtccttcattccagaaaaaacagGGCAACTACGATTCTTCCTCTCGACCTCCTCTCGCGTGGCTCGTCGCACACTTCTAGCTCTCCTACAACTGGCCGTTGCGCTCGCACCTGTGATGAAGCGTAGAACCCTTTGTCTCGGGCCGCAATGTATTTATATCACAATATCTTGGAGTACAAGGCAAGATCTTATCAAAAGGTTACATGAGATAAGGGAGATCAGAGAAGAGATAGAACCGGGTTTAAACTACAACAATCGTATCCTATACAATTgtctaacactccccctcaatcTAAACCCTATTTAGCAAGGTTGAGATTGTACTTAAAATCATCTAGCCTCCTCATTGTGAGAGGTTTGGTGAACCCATCGGCAAGTTGATCACCTGTTGGAATGAACCTTATATCAAGCAATTTGCGTGTTACTCTTTTTGTGACAAAGTGAAAATCAACCTCAATATGTTTTGTTCTTGCATGAAAAACAGGATTAGCTGAGAGATAGGTTGCACCAAGATTGTCACACCATAATCTGGCAGCCTGAGGCACCTTGATTCCAAGTTCATGTAGCAAAGTCTGAATCCACATTACCTCAGCTATTGCATTTGCTAAAGCCTTATACTCAACCTCAGTACTAGACCTTGAGACTGTTGCTTGCTTCCTTGCACTCCATGACACAAGATTTGTTCCCAGAAATACAACAAAACCACCTGTTGATCTTCTGTCATCAGCACATCCTGCCCAGTCTGCATCAGAGTAGGTTGAGACAAGCATAGATGGAGATTTTACAATTTGAAGACCAAGTCCTTCTGTAAACTTAAGATACCTTAAAATTCTTTTTACCGCTGTCCAATGAGAAGTAGTAGGAGCATGTAAGTGTTGACATACTTTGTTAACATAGTATGAAATATCAGGTCGTGTGAGAGTCAAATACTGCAATGCACCTACAATACTCCTATAGTTTGTTGCATCATCTGGCCCAAGTGCTTCTCCACTCTCAATGGTGAGTTTTTCTGAGGTAGAGATAGGTGTACTAACTGGCTTACATTTTTTCCATACCTATTCTTTTGAGAATATCAGTAGTGTACCTTTCTTGTGTAAGAAGTATACCATCTTTTACCTTCTTTACCTCAATTCCAAGAAAGTAGTGAAGATCTCCTAGATCTTTGAGAGCAAATTCTAGCTTTAAATCTTTAAGCAGACAAGTGGTAGCATCTGGACTTGAGCTGGCAACaattatatcatcaacatagacaAGAACAAATATAGTAACATTGTTCTTACTGTAGAAGAATAAGGAGGTA includes:
- the LOC123448308 gene encoding pentatricopeptide repeat-containing protein At3g24000, mitochondrial; this encodes MPERTPSSWYTAISGCVRCCHEPTAFDLLRGMRERAVPLSGFALASLVTACQRWNKEEGRTCGAAIHALTHKAGLMVNVYIGTALLHLYGSRKHVLDAQRLFQEMPERNVVSWTALMLALSSNGYLEEAFRAYRRMRMEGVSCNANAFSTVVSLCGSLSLESHMAGLQVFSQVLVSGLQRQVSVANSLITMLGNIARVQDAEKLFYRMEERDTISWNAMVSMYSHEGLCSKCFMVFSDMRRGGLLSYDATTMCSLIRACASSDYVNIGSGIHSLCLRGGLHSYIPVNNALVSMYSAAGKFVDAEFLFWSMGRRDLISWNTMISSYVQNGNNMDALKTLGLLLQTKEAPDRMTFSSALGACLSPGALMDGRMVHAMILQLSIDRNLLVGNSLLTMYGKCSSIQDAERVFQLMSTHDVVSCNVLIGSYAALEDCTKVMQVFTWMRGVGLKPNYITIVSIQGSFKFSNELQNYGLPLHAYTIHTGFIADDYVSNSLITMYANCGDLDSSTKVFRTIIKKSAVSWNAMIAANVQHGHGEEGLKLFMDMQHAGNNIDHVCLAECLSSSASLASLEEGMQLHGLGVKCGLDNDSHVVNAAMDMYGKCGKMDEMLKMLPDPAVRPQQCWNTLISGYARYGYFKEAEDTFKHMVSIGRNPDYVTFVTLLSACSHAGLVDKGIDYYNSMLSVFGVSPGIKHCVCIVDVLGRLGRFTEAEKFIEDMPVLPNDLIWRSLLSSSRTHKNLDIGRKAAKKLLELDPFDDSAYVLLSNLYATSARWSDVDRLRSHMKSINLNKRPACSWLKQKKEVSTFGIGDRSHNHTEKIYTKLDEIFLKLREVGYVADTSSALHDTDEEQKEQNLWNHSEKLALAYGLITVPEGCTVRIFKNLRACADCHLVFKLVSVVFDREIVLRDPFRFHHFKGGSCSCSDFW